From Actinosynnema mirum DSM 43827, a single genomic window includes:
- the trmD gene encoding tRNA (guanosine(37)-N1)-methyltransferase TrmD, whose amino-acid sequence MRIDVVTIFPEYLDPLRQALLGKAVDKGLISVGVHDLRNWTHDVHKAVDDSPYGGGPGMVMKPQVWGDALDEVCAGEQPPRLVVPTPAGRPFTQELAHELAAEPRLVFACGRYEGIDQRVVDDASRRMRVDEVSIGDYVLVGGEVAVLVMVEAVVRLLPGVLGNALSAQQDSFSDGLLEGPSYTRPEVWRDLAVPDVLRSGNHRAIDRWRRDQSLQRTRDRRPDLLDALPDGALDKHDRAFLDGSR is encoded by the coding sequence ATGCGGATTGACGTCGTCACGATCTTCCCCGAGTACCTCGACCCGCTGCGCCAGGCCCTGCTCGGCAAGGCCGTCGACAAGGGCCTGATCAGCGTCGGCGTCCACGACCTGCGGAACTGGACGCACGACGTGCACAAGGCCGTCGACGACAGCCCGTACGGCGGCGGCCCCGGCATGGTCATGAAGCCCCAGGTCTGGGGCGACGCCCTGGACGAGGTGTGCGCGGGCGAGCAGCCGCCGCGCCTGGTCGTGCCCACCCCGGCGGGCAGGCCGTTCACCCAGGAGCTCGCGCACGAGCTGGCCGCCGAGCCCCGCCTGGTGTTCGCCTGCGGTCGCTACGAGGGCATCGACCAGCGCGTGGTGGACGACGCCTCGCGCCGGATGCGGGTGGACGAGGTGTCCATCGGCGACTACGTGCTCGTCGGCGGCGAGGTCGCCGTGCTCGTCATGGTGGAGGCCGTCGTGCGGCTGCTGCCCGGCGTGCTCGGCAACGCGCTCTCCGCGCAGCAGGACTCGTTCTCGGACGGCCTGCTGGAGGGCCCCAGCTACACCCGGCCCGAGGTGTGGCGCGACCTGGCGGTGCCGGACGTGCTGCGCTCGGGCAACCACCGGGCCATCGACCGCTGGCGCAGGGACCAGTCGCTCCAGCGCACCCGCGACCGGCGTCCCGACCTGCTGGACGCCCTGCCCGACGGCGCGCTCGACAAGCACGATCGGGCGTTCCTGGACGGCTCCCGGTAG
- the rplS gene encoding 50S ribosomal protein L19: protein MNTLDALDAQSLRSDIPSFRPGDTLKVHVRVIEGSRERVQVFQGVVIRRHGGGVRETFTVRKVSFGVGVERTFPVHSPNISEIEVAIRGDVRRAKLYYLRDLRGKAAKIKEKRDAKPGA from the coding sequence ATGAACACCCTGGACGCTCTTGACGCCCAGTCGCTGCGCTCCGACATCCCGAGCTTCCGGCCGGGCGACACGCTGAAGGTCCACGTCCGCGTCATCGAGGGCTCCCGCGAGCGGGTCCAGGTGTTCCAGGGCGTCGTCATCCGCCGCCACGGCGGTGGCGTGCGCGAGACCTTCACCGTCCGCAAGGTCTCCTTCGGCGTCGGCGTCGAGCGCACGTTCCCCGTGCACTCCCCGAACATCTCGGAGATCGAGGTCGCCATCCGCGGCGACGTGCGCCGCGCGAAGCTCTACTACCTCCGCGACCTGCGCGGCAAGGCCGCCAAGATCAAGGAGAAGCGCGACGCGAAGCCGGGCGCCTGA
- the lepB gene encoding signal peptidase I, with product MSHRVTDAVRPSSGEGDQDRPPVAGSEQDPVTDGGGAEEKKKQPLWRELLILAGTALVLTVLIQTFLARVYVIPSQSMEQTLHGCTGCQNDRVLVDKLTYKFSDIEPGEVVVFRGPPSWGQNDFSSSRSDNPVVSSLQSVASLIGLAPPDERDFVKRVIATGGQTVECCDDQHRLLVDGKPLDEPYIYWQPGTSPEDHEPFAPVTVPEGSLWVMGDNRTNSTDSRKQGGGGVNGAVPESEVIGKARVIVLPPSRWQGIGDHNPQAQAIGAPAWQSGLPAGAGVAAAFPVLLLGRRLRARLTKVTQGKSVT from the coding sequence ATGTCTCACCGTGTGACAGACGCCGTGCGGCCCTCATCGGGCGAAGGTGACCAGGATCGTCCCCCCGTGGCCGGGTCCGAGCAGGACCCGGTCACGGACGGTGGCGGTGCCGAGGAGAAGAAGAAGCAGCCGCTCTGGCGCGAGCTGCTGATCCTGGCGGGCACCGCGCTGGTGCTCACCGTCCTCATCCAGACCTTCCTCGCGCGGGTGTACGTCATCCCCTCGCAGTCGATGGAGCAGACCCTGCACGGGTGCACCGGCTGCCAGAACGACCGCGTGCTCGTGGACAAGCTGACGTACAAGTTCAGCGACATCGAGCCCGGCGAGGTCGTCGTCTTCCGCGGTCCCCCGTCGTGGGGCCAGAACGACTTCTCCTCCAGCCGCTCCGACAACCCCGTCGTGAGCAGCCTCCAGTCGGTCGCCTCCCTGATCGGCCTCGCGCCGCCCGACGAGCGCGACTTCGTCAAGCGCGTCATCGCCACCGGCGGCCAGACCGTCGAGTGCTGCGACGACCAGCACCGGCTGCTGGTGGACGGCAAGCCGCTGGACGAGCCCTACATCTACTGGCAGCCCGGCACGTCCCCCGAGGACCACGAGCCGTTCGCGCCGGTCACCGTGCCCGAGGGCAGCCTGTGGGTGATGGGCGACAACCGCACCAACTCCACCGACTCCCGCAAGCAGGGCGGCGGCGGCGTCAACGGCGCGGTCCCCGAGTCCGAGGTCATCGGCAAGGCGCGCGTCATCGTGCTGCCCCCCTCGCGCTGGCAGGGCATCGGCGACCACAACCCGCAGGCGCAGGCCATCGGCGCGCCCGCCTGGCAGAGCGGCCTCCCGGCGGGGGCAGGCGTCGCGGCGGCGTTCCCGGTCCTGCTCCTCGGCAGGCGGCTGCGCGCCAGGCTGACCAAGGTCACACAGGGGAAGTCGGTAACCTGA
- a CDS encoding LamB/YcsF family protein, which translates to MSLDLNSDLGEGFGIWRLGDDEALLDVVTSANVACGFHAGDPTIMRRACELAAGRGVAVGAQVSYRDLAGFGRRFIDVDPVELADGVLYQIGALQACARAAGTDVVYVKPHGALYNATVHHDEQARAVVAGVRAFGDLPVLGLPGSRLLHHAEAAGLRPVREAFADRGYTPEGALVPRSRPDALLTGTDAVVERAVRLATAGEIVAVDGTVLAAEVDSLCLHGDTPGAVEHARAVRSALTRAGVEPGRFVPR; encoded by the coding sequence GTGAGCCTCGACCTGAACAGCGACCTCGGCGAGGGCTTCGGCATCTGGAGGCTGGGCGACGACGAGGCCCTGCTCGACGTCGTGACCAGCGCCAACGTCGCCTGCGGCTTCCACGCGGGTGATCCGACGATCATGCGCCGGGCGTGCGAGCTGGCCGCCGGGCGCGGGGTGGCGGTGGGCGCCCAGGTGTCCTACCGGGACCTCGCGGGCTTCGGGCGGCGGTTCATCGACGTCGACCCGGTCGAGCTGGCCGACGGCGTGCTCTACCAGATCGGGGCGCTCCAGGCGTGCGCTCGGGCGGCGGGCACGGACGTGGTCTACGTCAAGCCGCACGGCGCGCTCTACAACGCCACGGTGCACCACGACGAGCAGGCGCGGGCCGTGGTGGCGGGCGTCCGGGCGTTCGGCGACCTGCCCGTGCTGGGCCTGCCCGGCTCCAGGCTGCTGCACCACGCCGAGGCCGCCGGGCTGCGGCCGGTCCGCGAGGCGTTCGCCGACCGGGGGTACACCCCCGAGGGCGCGCTGGTGCCGCGCTCCCGCCCGGACGCGCTCCTGACCGGCACGGACGCGGTCGTCGAGCGGGCCGTCAGGCTGGCGACGGCGGGTGAGATCGTGGCCGTCGACGGGACCGTCCTGGCCGCCGAGGTGGACTCGTTGTGCCTGCACGGGGACACGCCGGGGGCCGTCGAGCACGCCCGCGCGGTGCGGTCCGCGCTCACCCGAGCGGGTGTGGAACCGGGCCGATTCGTCCCCCGGTAG
- a CDS encoding RNA-binding protein — translation MSLLADALEHLVRGIVDHPDEVRVNLVTTRRGRTLEVHVHPDDLGKVIGRSGRTATALRTVMAGIGGRGVRVDVVDTDR, via the coding sequence GTGAGCTTGTTGGCTGACGCCCTCGAACACCTCGTTCGGGGCATCGTCGACCACCCGGACGAGGTCCGGGTGAACCTGGTCACGACCCGGCGGGGTCGCACGCTCGAGGTCCACGTCCACCCGGACGACCTCGGCAAGGTGATCGGCCGCTCCGGCCGCACCGCGACCGCGCTGCGGACCGTGATGGCGGGCATCGGCGGTCGTGGCGTGCGCGTCGACGTGGTCGACACCGACCGCTAG
- a CDS encoding CPBP family intramembrane glutamic endopeptidase, which produces MGFAPEPAPTGQRWGFGAFLVVQAVFVLSAVFITAAGREFGVDPVTFVLVGAMTPTLLAAATAVLITKLRGNGPFVDLRLEWNWADVKVGFKLGLLGLVLTYVAALTWSRLVGDQNATSAIGELVDGAALPLSAAIAMFCYVCFIGPVCEELIYRGLLWGAIERQGWSRWAAFTLSTAIFAASHLEPIRTVLLIVISLPIGIARLITRRLTASVVAHVVNNFLPGLTMLLIALGVMPA; this is translated from the coding sequence GTGGGGTTCGCCCCGGAACCCGCGCCGACCGGACAGCGCTGGGGCTTCGGCGCGTTCCTCGTCGTGCAAGCGGTCTTCGTGCTCAGCGCGGTGTTCATCACCGCGGCGGGCCGCGAGTTCGGGGTGGACCCCGTCACCTTCGTCCTCGTCGGGGCGATGACGCCGACCCTGCTCGCCGCCGCCACCGCCGTCCTGATCACCAAGCTGCGCGGCAACGGCCCGTTCGTCGACCTGAGGCTGGAGTGGAACTGGGCGGACGTGAAGGTCGGCTTCAAGCTCGGCCTGCTCGGCCTGGTGCTGACCTACGTGGCCGCGCTCACCTGGTCCCGCCTGGTCGGCGACCAGAACGCCACCTCGGCCATCGGCGAGCTGGTCGACGGCGCGGCGCTGCCGCTGTCCGCCGCCATCGCCATGTTCTGCTACGTGTGCTTCATCGGCCCGGTCTGCGAGGAGCTGATCTACCGGGGCCTGCTGTGGGGCGCGATCGAGCGGCAGGGCTGGAGCCGCTGGGCGGCGTTCACGCTCAGCACCGCGATCTTCGCCGCCAGCCACCTGGAACCGATCCGCACCGTGCTGCTGATCGTCATCTCGCTGCCCATCGGCATCGCGCGGCTGATCACCCGCAGGCTCACCGCCAGCGTGGTGGCCCACGTGGTCAACAACTTCCTGCCCGGACTGACCATGCTGCTGATCGCACTGGGGGTGATGCCCGCGTGA
- the rimM gene encoding ribosome maturation factor RimM (Essential for efficient processing of 16S rRNA), with protein sequence MDVVVGRVAKAHGIRGELAVDVRTDSPEARFALGSVLAAKLRDGTSRDLTVAAARYHSGRLLVRFEEVLTRDVAELLRGTLLLGSTDALPPTDDPDEFYDHQLEGLAAELADGTRIGTVKEIVHGPGGELLVLVREDGSEALVPFVRQIVPTVDVAGGRVVVDPPEGLLDAD encoded by the coding sequence ATGGACGTCGTCGTCGGCCGCGTGGCCAAGGCGCACGGCATCCGCGGCGAGCTCGCCGTGGACGTGCGCACCGACTCGCCGGAAGCGCGCTTCGCACTGGGCTCCGTCCTGGCCGCGAAGCTGCGCGACGGCACGTCCCGCGACCTCACCGTCGCAGCCGCCCGGTACCACTCCGGGCGGCTGCTGGTGCGGTTCGAGGAAGTCCTCACGAGGGACGTCGCGGAACTCCTGCGGGGCACCCTGCTGCTGGGCAGCACGGACGCCCTGCCCCCCACCGACGACCCGGACGAGTTCTACGACCACCAGCTGGAGGGCCTCGCGGCCGAGCTGGCGGACGGGACCCGGATCGGGACCGTCAAGGAGATCGTGCACGGCCCCGGCGGTGAGCTGCTCGTCCTCGTCCGCGAGGACGGCTCCGAGGCGCTGGTGCCGTTCGTCAGGCAGATCGTGCCCACCGTGGACGTGGCCGGTGGCCGCGTCGTCGTCGACCCGCCAGAGGGCCTGCTCGATGCGGATTGA
- the rpsP gene encoding 30S ribosomal protein S16 has translation MAVKIKLQRLGKIRQPYYRVVVADARTRRNGKAIETIGKYHPKEEPSFIQIDTERAQYWLGVGAQPTESVQRLLEITGDWQKFKGLPGAEGTLKVKEAKTSKADLFAAALAAAGSEPTTEATTPKKKAAKKADAEAAEAPAKDEA, from the coding sequence GTGGCCGTCAAGATCAAGTTGCAGCGCCTTGGCAAGATCCGCCAGCCGTACTACCGCGTGGTCGTCGCCGACGCTCGCACCCGCCGCAACGGCAAGGCCATCGAGACCATCGGCAAGTACCACCCCAAGGAAGAGCCCTCGTTCATCCAGATCGACACCGAGCGGGCGCAGTACTGGCTGGGCGTCGGCGCCCAGCCGACCGAGTCGGTCCAGCGCCTGCTGGAGATCACCGGCGACTGGCAGAAGTTCAAGGGCCTGCCGGGCGCCGAGGGCACGCTGAAGGTCAAGGAGGCCAAGACCAGCAAGGCGGACCTGTTCGCCGCCGCGCTGGCCGCCGCGGGCTCCGAGCCGACGACCGAGGCCACCACGCCGAAGAAGAAGGCCGCCAAGAAGGCTGACGCCGAGGCCGCCGAGGCTCCCGCCAAGGACGAGGCGTGA